The genomic interval CGAGGTCGCTGCCGCGTCCCGACAGGAGGCCGCGCTCGATCGCGGCGTCGACGCCGACGAACAGGTGCGCCACCGGCTCCGGCAGACCGGCGTCGACCAGCACCTGCAGGTGGTCCGCGGCCGAGAGGTTGCTGTAGGCAACGTCCTGCCCGGACTGCTTCGCCAGCTCGGCGGCGTACTCGGTCAGCGTCCAGGACGCGTCGCCGTTCAGCTCGTACGCCTCCTTCTCGTGCCCGTCCCCGGTCAGCACGACGGCCGCCGCGGCCGCATAGTCACGCCGCGCGGCCGACGCGATCCGCCCGTCACCGGCGCTGCCGACAACACCGTTCGCCAGCTGTACAGCGATCTGATCGGTGTAGACCTCGTTGTACCAGCCGTTGCGGAGGAAGGTGTACGGCAGCCCCGAGTCGAGGACGGCCTGCTCGGTGGCCCGGTGATCCGCGGCCAGATCGAAGTCGGCCTCGGGTCCGCCGAGCGCGCTGGTGTACGCGATCCGCGCCACGCCGGCGTCCTTCGCGATCGCGATGATCGACTTGTGCTGGTCCAACCGGTTCGGCTCGAGGCCGGAGATCAGCAGGACGGTGTCCCCGGCGCCGAACACCTTGGCCAGCGCGGCCGGGTCGTTGTAGTCGGCGATCCGGACCTCGACGCCGCGGTCCGCGATCGGGGCGGCCTTCTCGGCGTTCCGCGCGACCGCGACGACCTGGCCGGCCGGGACCCGCTGCAGCAACTCGTCGATGACGAGACTGCCCAGGTGACCGGTTGCGGCGGTGACGACGTAGCTCATCCGCGTCCTCGCTTCGCTCCGGGCGCGGATGAGGCACGGTTCGCGCTGTGTTGAACGATGAACTCGCTTCGCTCGCTCATGTGTACTCCTAGTCGTTGATGTCTGTCACCGACACTAGGCCGACATGGCGAGCGGATCTATGTCTGTCAAGCGCTGATTTATGTCCAATCGTCTCTTCGGGTGCGCGTATCATGACAGGTATGGATGTGCTCGCCGATGTCGTCTCCGCGATGAAGACCGGTCCGGCCACGTCCGGACGCACCGACGTCCGGGGCCCGTGGGGACTGGGTTTCGTCCACTCCTTCGGTGCGACGTTCCACCTCGTGCTGCAAGGCACCGCCTGGCTGTTGCCGGCTGACGGGACCACGCCGGTGCAGCTCGGCCCCGGGGACGCGGTGCTGCTGCCGCGCGGTCTGGAGCACTCGCTGGCCGACCACCCGGATTCGCCGGTGGTTGCCTTCGATCCACGGATCGAGGAGCCGTCGCAGGGCCAGGGTGCCCGGGCGCTGCTGCTGTGCGGCACCTACGCGCTCGAGCGCGAGCGTCCGCACCCGGTGCTGAGCAGGCTGCCGGACATCGTCGTGGTCCCGGCGAACCCGGGCCGCCACCGTTCGTTGCATACGGCAATCAGCATCCTCGGCGAGGAGCTCGACGCGCAACGGCCCGGCTCGGCCGCCGTCGTACCGGCGCTGGTCGACGCGTTGCTGGTGCTGATCCTGCGGGCGTGGTTCGAGGACAACGACTGCCCGACGGAGCGCGGCTGGGCGCGGGCGTTGACCGATCCGGCGGTCGTGCAGTCGCTCGAGCTGATCCACGAAAAGCCTGGTGCTGCGTGGACAGTGGCTGACCTTGCCTCCGATGTGGGGTTGTCGCGGGCTGCGTTCGCGCGACGGTTCACCGAGGCGGTCGGCGAGCCGCCGCTCACCTACTTGTCCCGGTGGCGGATGACGACGGCGGCGCGGTTGCTGCGCGATCATGATCGTCCGCTCGCCGCGGTGGCGAAGGAGATCGGCTACACGTCGGAGTTCGCATTCGCGAAGGCGTTCAAGCGCGACTTCGGCGTACCGCCCGGAACGTACCGCAAGCAGCTCACGCCCGCCTGACGGTCAGGTCCTCCGGCCGGAGCGTCGCTACCAGCTCGCCGCGGCTGCGGACGCCGACCTTGGTGAACGCGGACTTCAGGTGGTCCTGGATCGTGTGCGGCGAGATCGACAACCGGTCGGCGATCTCGGTGGTGGTGTGCCCGGAGATGATCTCCAGACAGATCTCCCGCTCCCGCGTGGTCAGCCCGTACGCCGCCACCAGCATCCCGACCAGATGATGCCCGGACGCCGGCTCGATCGTGACCACGACCTCCTCGTCGGTGTCTCCGAGCAGTCGGCTCCCCTGCAACACGACCCATCCACCCGACGCCGTCTGCACCCGCGCCTGGAACGTCCCGGCGGAGGCCGCTCGGGTCCCGGTGACGACCGCTCGCAGCAGTACGTCGAACCGCCCGGGCGCGATGTCGTTCAGCTCGTCCTGCCAGGTCCGGGCGGCCGCGGTGATCGCCCGCAGTTCGCCGTTCGGGCCGGTGACGACGATCGACGGACCGATCCCTCCGCGGTACCCGTGCGCGTCCGTCCGGACGGCGACCCGGGTCGCCGCACCGATCACCGGCGCCACCGACCCCAGGAACTCCATCTCGCGCTCGTTGAAGTCCGCCGCGCTCCGCACGAACCCGGCCGCTCCCCAGCAGTCCCCGTCGACGGTGAACGTGGTCCGCACCTCGTGTTCGACCCCGAGCGGCCGCCACACCTCGTTCAGTCGCCGGTGCCCGACCACTTCGCGGTACGGCAGGTCGGACAGCCGCGCGACCCGGCGGTCGGCGCGGGCCAGCTCGGCGAACGAGTTCGGCACGGCTCCGGCGTACTCCGTCTCCGCCAGCAGCGGCTCGTACTCCGACGGGATGCGGGCCTGTCCGCTGGTCATCGAACTCATCACCAGCGTGCCCGGATCCAGGCCGGCCCAGCAGGTCAGCTCGCTGCCGACGACCCGCTCGACCACCTCGATCGCGGCCGCGTGCAGTTCGGCGACGCCCACCCCCGACGTCGCCAGCGCCGCGATGTCCCGGCGCGCGGCCCGCGCCCGGCCCTCCCACATGCGCTCAGTATGCGCCGCCGTACCAGGTCCGCCTATCCCGGAAATGTGGGGATTCCGTCGCCTCCACGAGCCCACCGGCACGGGATGCCGGCCGCGGCATCCGCTTCCTACCGTCGCAGTCATGACCGAATCAGTGCATCTGAGCAATGCCGGCAGCGGCGTCGAGCACGCCGCTCCGGACGCGACCGTGACCGTCAAGATCGGCGCCGAGCACACCGGCGGGCAGTACGAGCTGTTCGAGATCGACGCGCCCCGCGGCGACGCCACGCCTCCGCACAGCGAGTCCTGGAGCAAGGCGTTCTACGTCCTGCAGGGCCGGATCCTCGTCCAGGCAGGCGATCAGGGCTACGACCTCGGCCCGGGTTCGTCGATCAGCATCCCGGCCGGGACCCTGAACACCTTCTCGGTGCTCACGCCGGCGGCGAAGTTCCTCACCATCAGCCAGACCGGACGGATGAGCGAGCTGTTCGGGAGCCCGGCATGAGTACGGCGGCGCAGGTCCTGGCGATCTTCATCGCGGTGATGCTCACCGTGGTCTTCGTGATGGAGTCGATCCTCTACAAGCATCCGAGGCTGTACCCGATGTTCCTCACCAAGCCGACGGACTTCGATGCGGTGCGGCTGTGGACCGTGAACGTGGGCTGGTACAACCTGACCACGGCGGCCGCCCTGGTGATCGGCGTCGTCCTGGCGGCGAACGGTCATGAGTCCGCGGGCGAGGCGCTGGTGACGTTCACCGCGGCGCAGCACACGTTCATGGCCGTCGTACTGGTCGTGTCGGAGCGCCGGCTGTGGCTGAACGCGCTGATGGAAGGCATTCCTGCCGCGGTTTTGCTCATCCTCATGCTGTAGGAAAGTTACGAAAGCTGCGTAATCATGGGCATGAAACACCGCACACACTCAAGGTCCCTGAATGGTCACCCAGCGTTCGACCATTCCGGGGGCCTCCCGCCCTGAGTACCCGTGAAGGT from Kribbella sp. NBC_00709 carries:
- a CDS encoding NAD(P)H-binding protein, with the translated sequence MSYVVTAATGHLGSLVIDELLQRVPAGQVVAVARNAEKAAPIADRGVEVRIADYNDPAALAKVFGAGDTVLLISGLEPNRLDQHKSIIAIAKDAGVARIAYTSALGGPEADFDLAADHRATEQAVLDSGLPYTFLRNGWYNEVYTDQIAVQLANGVVGSAGDGRIASAARRDYAAAAAVVLTGDGHEKEAYELNGDASWTLTEYAAELAKQSGQDVAYSNLSAADHLQVLVDAGLPEPVAHLFVGVDAAIERGLLSGRGSDLAHLIGRPTTPITDSIAAALRS
- a CDS encoding AraC family transcriptional regulator, which gives rise to MDVLADVVSAMKTGPATSGRTDVRGPWGLGFVHSFGATFHLVLQGTAWLLPADGTTPVQLGPGDAVLLPRGLEHSLADHPDSPVVAFDPRIEEPSQGQGARALLLCGTYALERERPHPVLSRLPDIVVVPANPGRHRSLHTAISILGEELDAQRPGSAAVVPALVDALLVLILRAWFEDNDCPTERGWARALTDPAVVQSLELIHEKPGAAWTVADLASDVGLSRAAFARRFTEAVGEPPLTYLSRWRMTTAARLLRDHDRPLAAVAKEIGYTSEFAFAKAFKRDFGVPPGTYRKQLTPA
- a CDS encoding helix-turn-helix transcriptional regulator: MWEGRARAARRDIAALATSGVGVAELHAAAIEVVERVVGSELTCWAGLDPGTLVMSSMTSGQARIPSEYEPLLAETEYAGAVPNSFAELARADRRVARLSDLPYREVVGHRRLNEVWRPLGVEHEVRTTFTVDGDCWGAAGFVRSAADFNEREMEFLGSVAPVIGAATRVAVRTDAHGYRGGIGPSIVVTGPNGELRAITAAARTWQDELNDIAPGRFDVLLRAVVTGTRAASAGTFQARVQTASGGWVVLQGSRLLGDTDEEVVVTIEPASGHHLVGMLVAAYGLTTREREICLEIISGHTTTEIADRLSISPHTIQDHLKSAFTKVGVRSRGELVATLRPEDLTVRRA
- a CDS encoding cupin domain-containing protein: MTESVHLSNAGSGVEHAAPDATVTVKIGAEHTGGQYELFEIDAPRGDATPPHSESWSKAFYVLQGRILVQAGDQGYDLGPGSSISIPAGTLNTFSVLTPAAKFLTISQTGRMSELFGSPA
- a CDS encoding DUF1304 family protein, coding for MSTAAQVLAIFIAVMLTVVFVMESILYKHPRLYPMFLTKPTDFDAVRLWTVNVGWYNLTTAAALVIGVVLAANGHESAGEALVTFTAAQHTFMAVVLVVSERRLWLNALMEGIPAAVLLILML